The following proteins come from a genomic window of Galactobacillus timonensis:
- a CDS encoding ISL3 family transposase, which yields MKIEQLDEKQRSLCAVFQLEAEDVEDINVREKGETLFVELTLIPRYEPCPSCGCKDPPPKVNKYVTKRIRHSALSGRECIVIYHARRYECRCCGHTYYEKNPLTFKKQKISVLTVNNVLEDLKDPAVTFTSTAERNHISPTSAASIFDTHVNIPRQKLPEYLDIDEVYSFRHKELDSKYVCVLYDFTGKTPVDLLPSRQKRCLRSFFESIPQAERDNVKLVCSDMWEDYRWASRTFLRHACHAVDRFHISKEINDQADRVRRRLMKNCPRRNPDGHGKNPDYYLYKTWNWVLWRRDDETDDAGHLLFATNAPGKYNSVLKETLNYYQIREKLLSLSPELKEAWELKESLIRFYEENTRKTAEKQFPELIRKFRNSSVPEMNSFGVTLTSWRNEILNSFDIVDACYEIDPATGEVSTQGVRPTTGPLERRNGLLKKASCGYTNWERFRNRGLYILMPDTDERITSMEAARRSDQKRREQYLQAAEKRREEIEEYNKALTENAIGKKKENKPVPAESREEVPVSNAVSYSHDGGKHV from the coding sequence ATGAAAATTGAACAGCTTGATGAGAAGCAGAGAAGTCTGTGTGCTGTGTTCCAGCTGGAAGCGGAAGATGTAGAAGACATCAATGTCAGAGAGAAAGGAGAAACACTCTTCGTTGAACTGACACTGATCCCAAGGTATGAGCCCTGCCCGTCCTGCGGATGTAAGGATCCGCCGCCAAAGGTAAACAAATACGTGACGAAAAGGATCCGGCACTCGGCGCTCTCCGGCAGAGAATGCATTGTCATCTATCATGCAAGGCGGTATGAATGCCGGTGCTGCGGTCATACATACTACGAGAAAAATCCGCTTACGTTCAAAAAGCAGAAGATATCAGTTCTGACAGTCAATAACGTACTGGAAGATCTGAAAGATCCTGCCGTGACATTCACATCGACAGCGGAAAGAAACCATATCTCACCGACCAGTGCGGCATCGATCTTCGACACACACGTGAACATTCCCCGTCAGAAGCTTCCTGAATACCTTGATATTGATGAGGTATACAGTTTCAGGCATAAGGAACTGGACTCCAAGTATGTCTGTGTACTGTATGACTTCACCGGAAAGACACCGGTGGATCTTCTTCCTTCACGTCAGAAGAGATGCCTGCGGAGCTTCTTTGAATCTATCCCGCAGGCAGAACGGGACAACGTGAAGCTTGTATGCTCAGACATGTGGGAAGACTATCGCTGGGCAAGCAGAACCTTCCTCAGACATGCCTGTCACGCGGTGGATCGATTCCACATTTCAAAAGAAATCAATGACCAGGCAGACAGAGTAAGGCGGCGTCTGATGAAGAACTGTCCCCGCCGCAACCCGGATGGACACGGAAAGAACCCGGATTACTATCTGTACAAGACATGGAACTGGGTATTGTGGCGGCGTGATGATGAAACTGACGATGCCGGCCATCTTCTGTTTGCGACCAACGCCCCGGGAAAATACAACAGCGTACTGAAGGAGACATTGAACTACTACCAGATCAGAGAAAAGCTTCTTTCTCTCAGTCCCGAGCTGAAAGAAGCCTGGGAGCTGAAGGAATCACTGATCAGGTTCTATGAAGAAAATACAAGAAAGACAGCAGAGAAACAGTTCCCGGAACTGATCAGGAAATTCAGGAATTCATCCGTTCCCGAAATGAACAGCTTCGGCGTGACGCTGACCAGCTGGCGGAACGAGATTCTCAATTCGTTTGATATTGTGGATGCCTGTTATGAAATAGACCCCGCTACAGGTGAGGTCAGCACTCAGGGCGTCCGTCCGACAACCGGTCCGCTGGAACGGAGAAACGGACTGCTCAAGAAAGCATCGTGCGGCTATACGAACTGGGAAAGATTCCGCAACCGCGGACTGTATATCCTTATGCCGGACACAGACGAACGCATCACATCGATGGAAGCTGCACGGCGCAGTGATCAGAAGCGCAGAGAACAATACCTGCAGGCGGCAGAGAAACGGCGGGAGGAGATCGAAGAATACAACAAGGCGCTGACAGAGAATGCCATCGGTAAGAAGAAGGAAAACAAGCCGGTGCCTGCTGAAAGCAGAGAAGAAGTGCCGGTATCGAATGCGGTCTCCTACAGCCACGATGGAGGAAAACATGTATAA
- a CDS encoding helix-turn-helix domain-containing protein, which translates to MEIREMRAMLGDTRSDFSERYKIPVRTIQNWENGVREAPQYVMTMLEKQVKHDCVNRRTFMLQQRDPKKEDLPKMRNFSETMEWLAAVQKCLGSDVVFGLDEALFCDESFLGRMDEYLVWIYGDDSLRKFNGVMVLGNEIDPLCVKTKKGIRYTDFNRTLADAFANEGILDMQGITEALSFHYFRNGESFDGICVPPEYQKRFEKLADDAVHYYSE; encoded by the coding sequence ATGGAAATAAGAGAAATGAGAGCGATGCTTGGAGATACGCGATCCGATTTTTCTGAGCGTTATAAGATCCCGGTACGCACAATTCAGAATTGGGAAAATGGAGTTCGCGAGGCTCCACAGTATGTGATGACCATGCTGGAAAAGCAGGTAAAGCATGATTGTGTCAATCGAAGAACATTCATGCTTCAGCAGCGTGATCCAAAGAAGGAAGATCTTCCGAAAATGCGAAACTTTTCGGAGACGATGGAATGGCTGGCTGCCGTTCAAAAGTGCCTGGGCAGTGACGTTGTTTTTGGGCTTGATGAAGCGCTTTTTTGTGATGAATCATTTCTGGGACGTATGGATGAATACCTTGTCTGGATCTATGGTGATGACTCGTTGAGAAAATTCAACGGGGTTATGGTTCTTGGAAATGAGATTGACCCGCTTTGCGTCAAGACTAAGAAGGGAATCCGTTATACGGATTTCAACAGGACACTGGCTGATGCATTTGCCAATGAGGGTATTCTTGATATGCAGGGAATTACGGAAGCACTAAGTTTTCACTACTTCAGAAACGGGGAGTCTTTCGATGGGATCTGTGTCCCGCCGGAATATCAAAAGCGTTTTGAAAAATTGGCTGATGATGCGGTTCATTATTATTCGGAATGA
- a CDS encoding HEAT repeat domain-containing protein, with protein MQKPIKKVSFASVPEEYRVLLARYGNDTALDTLYEDPSENVRYEVARRGRPQYSRYLLHDDAPLVRRGVAEGYGSAELDVLVNDPDPDVRKAVALRGRDQDLAVLFHDPISWVATAARTADDINHGIITRDVLRVGLESGISLADLLEISYAENGTIFFKTSNDDVYSSEPRMDRVVYISSLFQNGRNMMQSKADPFDIENILDRSYTLNDLYTATYQNMYAVYDLLDLAEGEPLEEEIDHLLHFYEESSPNLDPYQDQFLDDYNKDRMAKYKANEAVRSM; from the coding sequence ATGCAAAAACCAATAAAGAAAGTATCTTTTGCAAGCGTTCCGGAAGAATACAGAGTGCTACTTGCCAGATACGGAAATGATACGGCTCTGGATACACTCTATGAGGATCCTAGTGAAAATGTGCGATATGAAGTTGCCAGACGAGGCCGTCCGCAGTATTCCCGTTATCTTCTGCATGATGATGCTCCTCTTGTGCGCAGAGGGGTCGCTGAAGGATATGGAAGCGCGGAGCTGGATGTTCTTGTAAATGATCCGGATCCGGATGTGAGAAAAGCAGTTGCCCTACGGGGAAGAGATCAGGATCTTGCAGTCCTGTTTCATGATCCCATTTCATGGGTTGCCACTGCCGCACGAACCGCAGATGACATAAATCATGGCATTATCACCAGGGATGTTCTTAGGGTTGGCCTTGAAAGCGGAATTTCATTAGCTGATCTTTTAGAAATTTCCTATGCGGAAAACGGCACAATTTTTTTTAAGACATCCAACGATGATGTTTATTCTTCCGAGCCGCGGATGGACCGGGTTGTATATATATCCTCCCTGTTTCAAAATGGCCGGAATATGATGCAGTCAAAAGCAGATCCATTCGATATTGAGAATATTCTTGATCGTTCCTATACATTGAATGATCTTTATACAGCAACCTATCAGAATATGTATGCCGTTTATGATTTGCTTGACCTCGCGGAAGGAGAACCTTTGGAGGAAGAAATTGATCATCTCCTTCATTTCTATGAGGAGAGTTCGCCAAATTTAGATCCTTATCAGGATCAGTTTCTTGACGATTACAACAAAGATCGAATGGCTAAGTATAAAGCAAATGAAGCCGTCAGAAGTATGTAA
- a CDS encoding topoisomerase C-terminal repeat-containing protein, translating to MAKETKQNAEQVVVGVCPLCGNPVVEKAKSYQCSSNKFHKNDDGEWEMTEGCGLKIWKTIAHKKITPKIAKTLLAKGETDTLSGFKSRSGNEFSAALKLEEDGSVTFIFDDQDDDSEDEEEE from the coding sequence ATGGCTAAAGAGACAAAACAGAATGCAGAACAGGTTGTAGTTGGTGTTTGCCCGCTCTGTGGGAACCCAGTAGTTGAAAAGGCGAAGTCTTATCAGTGCTCATCCAATAAGTTTCATAAAAACGATGATGGTGAGTGGGAGATGACAGAAGGCTGCGGATTGAAAATCTGGAAAACCATAGCCCATAAAAAGATTACACCGAAGATTGCAAAGACCCTGCTTGCGAAGGGAGAGACAGATACATTGTCCGGCTTCAAATCAAGATCCGGTAACGAATTTAGTGCTGCATTGAAACTGGAGGAAGACGGATCTGTAACTTTCATTTTTGATGACCAGGATGATGATTCCGAAGATGAAGAAGAGGAATAA
- a CDS encoding PTS system mannose/fructose/sorbose family transporter subunit IID: MTSENTAVTRKDLDRTMWRSCGCSFSWGYEKQGNIAFAYAMIPVLKKLYPDKEKMKAALQRHLAFYNVTNQCMTLNLGIAAAMEEEAAKNKDFDISAINKTKIALMGPISGIGDSIFWGILKIIATAIGTTFAVQGNILGPILFFLIYNIPAFAVRIGLMNAGYKMGTSFLSDVQSNGRLAKLLEGATILGLVVVGAMSASLVNLNIVASFSDGANTMTISDLLNQIMPCLASLLVFVATYYGIVKKNISPIVMIVIMTVVGIVGAYFGILG, translated from the coding sequence ATGACTTCTGAAAATACAGCTGTGACTCGTAAGGATCTTGACCGCACAATGTGGAGATCCTGCGGATGCTCCTTTTCCTGGGGATATGAAAAGCAGGGAAATATCGCGTTTGCATATGCAATGATACCAGTACTTAAGAAGCTGTATCCAGACAAGGAAAAAATGAAGGCGGCGCTGCAGAGACATCTTGCATTCTACAACGTCACCAATCAGTGCATGACTCTGAATCTTGGCATTGCTGCGGCAATGGAAGAAGAAGCTGCCAAAAATAAGGATTTCGATATTTCTGCAATCAACAAAACAAAAATTGCACTGATGGGCCCGATATCCGGCATTGGCGATTCTATCTTCTGGGGCATTCTGAAAATCATCGCTACGGCTATCGGAACAACGTTTGCGGTACAGGGCAACATTCTTGGCCCGATTCTGTTCTTCCTGATCTATAACATTCCGGCATTCGCCGTCAGAATAGGCTTGATGAATGCCGGCTATAAGATGGGAACGTCATTCCTTTCCGATGTCCAGTCAAACGGCCGCCTCGCAAAATTACTGGAAGGAGCAACCATCCTCGGATTGGTTGTTGTAGGTGCAATGTCCGCAAGCCTTGTGAATCTGAATATCGTCGCTTCATTCTCTGATGGTGCCAACACAATGACCATTTCAGACCTGCTTAATCAGATCATGCCGTGCCTTGCATCCCTGCTAGTCTTCGTTGCCACATACTACGGCATTGTCAAAAAGAATATTTCGCCAATCGTCATGATTGTTATTATGACAGTTGTCGGCATCGTCGGTGCATACTTTGGAATTCTTGGTTAA
- a CDS encoding toprim domain-containing protein: MCGSGTGNSGKSRPTGAFSIAPDKEHWKCFACGTGGDIFDLVREKEKIEGFNKQVEFVAARYSIPLTETTRDGKEVPVKKTETDYGYHKPTEAGMKAAQRVIDAAQQHGSETDYFRKRGLSEEIIERFQLGFSPESQTIYIPYGSGSHYFVTRKIGEKAYRKLPSDIYGSEPLFNKDALYSGQPCFICEGPFDAMSIEQCGGKAVSIGGNAFWKLIRCIREKQPDGTLILSLDNDDPGREMQKKFTDLLRKESIPFVAAQYSYDSYQKNKDANDMLQSNPEQLKADIAANIEKAKEAENKELGQNVPTFYEDPDSSLKAGQNELRRWDTKAQEHVRGYMQPNEKGYYSMPVDGGKDWRFGISPGKYGPYVKIGKHIFPVNKSGYFWVRQGSKKEDSFKNILQTMIDAMQQKQEQFKQLERKSECLMNPVKTI; encoded by the coding sequence ATCTGCGGCAGCGGAACCGGAAACAGTGGCAAGAGCCGTCCTACCGGAGCATTTTCCATTGCCCCTGATAAAGAACACTGGAAGTGCTTTGCTTGCGGAACAGGCGGAGACATCTTTGATCTGGTACGGGAAAAGGAAAAGATCGAAGGATTCAATAAACAGGTGGAATTTGTTGCCGCAAGGTATTCCATTCCATTAACAGAAACAACCAGGGACGGCAAGGAAGTTCCGGTAAAGAAAACGGAGACAGATTACGGCTACCATAAACCGACAGAAGCCGGGATGAAAGCAGCGCAGCGTGTGATTGACGCAGCACAGCAGCATGGATCCGAAACGGATTATTTCAGGAAGCGGGGTCTTTCGGAGGAAATTATTGAACGGTTCCAACTTGGATTCAGTCCGGAAAGCCAGACGATCTATATCCCTTATGGATCTGGTTCCCATTACTTTGTAACCCGCAAGATAGGCGAAAAGGCGTATAGAAAGCTTCCGTCTGATATCTATGGAAGCGAACCTTTGTTCAATAAGGATGCACTCTACAGTGGGCAGCCATGTTTTATTTGCGAGGGTCCATTCGATGCCATGAGCATTGAACAGTGCGGCGGGAAGGCCGTTTCTATCGGCGGCAATGCCTTCTGGAAACTGATCCGCTGCATTCGTGAGAAGCAGCCGGACGGAACACTGATTCTTTCCCTTGATAACGATGATCCGGGACGGGAAATGCAGAAGAAATTTACGGACCTTCTGAGGAAGGAAAGTATTCCCTTTGTGGCGGCGCAGTATTCATATGATTCCTATCAGAAGAACAAAGATGCGAATGATATGCTTCAAAGCAATCCGGAGCAGCTGAAAGCAGACATAGCAGCAAACATAGAAAAAGCAAAAGAAGCTGAAAATAAGGAGTTGGGACAAAACGTCCCAACTTTTTATGAGGATCCGGATAGTTCATTAAAAGCCGGGCAGAATGAGCTTCGCCGATGGGATACGAAAGCCCAGGAACACGTTCGGGGGTATATGCAGCCGAATGAAAAAGGCTATTACAGTATGCCAGTTGATGGTGGAAAGGATTGGAGATTTGGGATCAGTCCTGGGAAATACGGCCCATATGTAAAGATTGGCAAGCACATCTTCCCGGTTAATAAATCCGGATACTTCTGGGTTAGACAGGGAAGCAAGAAGGAGGACAGCTTCAAAAATATTCTCCAGACAATGATCGACGCAATGCAGCAGAAACAAGAACAGTTCAAACAATTAGAAAGGAAATCAGAATGCCTAATGAATCCAGTGAAAACAATCTGA
- a CDS encoding DUF5348 domain-containing protein → MAEKIGTFAMNYRTRRYGIMDEQWHWMNISFHCGDPVTVMNPKTGKWIKTTLEMEHGLWYLAGTDLCGDDLMLYCKFPEKIRMR, encoded by the coding sequence GTGGCAGAAAAAATAGGAACATTTGCAATGAACTACCGCACAAGACGCTATGGAATCATGGATGAGCAATGGCACTGGATGAATATCTCATTCCATTGCGGAGATCCTGTTACGGTGATGAATCCAAAAACGGGCAAATGGATTAAGACAACTTTAGAAATGGAACATGGTCTTTGGTATTTGGCAGGAACAGATCTTTGCGGCGATGACCTGATGCTGTATTGCAAATTCCCGGAAAAAATACGTATGCGGTGA
- a CDS encoding PTS mannose/fructose/sorbose/N-acetylgalactosamine transporter subunit IIC — protein sequence MKIALLLGLMTFLIYVIENAGGRNFISQPIMVGMVTGIVLGDVKAGVMIGGTLELAFLGATSIGAVIPPDAMTGTILGTAFAIKSGASAESALVLALPISSLALILKNFYYGYVVSLFERKADKYAAEGSTAGIERVHWMTGFGMALMLSLVVTISYAVGSDAVSSFLNSIPSFITTGMNIAIGLIPAIGFSLLAKTMLTKANWYYFLCGFAMVAYLNMPILGVAIFGLILAMIVCQTAARNSAAEVNKEGDEEDDF from the coding sequence ATGAAAATTGCATTGTTACTTGGCCTGATGACATTTCTGATTTATGTCATCGAAAATGCCGGCGGAAGAAACTTCATCTCACAGCCGATTATGGTCGGCATGGTTACAGGCATTGTCCTTGGAGACGTAAAAGCAGGCGTTATGATCGGCGGGACGCTTGAACTTGCTTTCCTAGGCGCAACATCCATCGGCGCAGTCATTCCTCCGGATGCCATGACAGGAACGATTCTCGGCACAGCATTTGCAATTAAGTCCGGAGCTTCCGCAGAGAGCGCTCTGGTTCTGGCACTGCCGATTTCATCACTGGCACTGATTCTGAAAAACTTCTATTACGGTTATGTAGTTTCTCTGTTTGAGAGAAAAGCAGACAAGTATGCGGCAGAAGGAAGTACTGCAGGAATCGAAAGAGTTCACTGGATGACAGGATTCGGCATGGCACTGATGCTGTCTCTTGTTGTGACGATATCCTACGCTGTAGGATCCGATGCAGTCAGCAGTTTCCTGAACTCAATCCCTTCATTCATAACAACCGGAATGAACATCGCCATTGGCTTGATCCCTGCAATTGGATTCAGCCTGCTGGCAAAGACAATGCTGACGAAGGCCAACTGGTATTACTTCCTGTGTGGATTTGCAATGGTTGCTTATCTGAATATGCCGATTCTTGGTGTCGCAATATTTGGCTTGATTCTTGCCATGATCGTTTGTCAGACTGCAGCCAGAAATTCCGCTGCTGAAGTAAACAAAGAGGGAGATGAAGAAGATGACTTCTGA
- a CDS encoding ExeA family protein, with amino-acid sequence MYKDYFGMTGEPFSRNVPVSEMYESAELKEMAERLRAGIAGNEFMILVSEPGCGKTTLLRRLYKENEDVLFIYVNGLNTNTRKLYCDILRQMGIDIGYYRVDARELAKSQLAHLHREGKKVCLVIDEAHVLRINLLHEAQYLLNEAYDSESYLSMVLCGQPKLWKKMTDVNEYHAIEDRFQIGCTLHPLNLNETQEYIRHCLQCCGCTRSLFTEDAYQAIQNNTGGRMRRINRICTTALMYAAQNNMNTIDGNTIHYIEQHEMLCMNRNETEDRNLLSE; translated from the coding sequence ATGTATAAAGACTATTTCGGAATGACCGGAGAACCGTTTTCCAGGAACGTACCGGTCAGTGAGATGTACGAATCAGCGGAGCTGAAGGAAATGGCGGAAAGGCTGCGGGCAGGCATTGCCGGCAATGAGTTCATGATTCTGGTCAGTGAACCAGGATGCGGAAAGACGACGCTGCTGAGGCGCCTGTATAAAGAAAATGAAGATGTGCTCTTCATCTATGTCAACGGGCTGAATACAAACACCCGCAAGCTGTACTGTGACATTCTCAGGCAGATGGGAATTGATATCGGCTATTACCGTGTCGATGCCAGGGAGCTGGCCAAATCACAGCTTGCCCACCTTCACAGAGAAGGAAAGAAGGTATGCCTGGTCATTGATGAGGCGCATGTGCTCCGTATCAATCTTCTTCATGAAGCACAGTACCTGCTGAACGAGGCCTATGATTCAGAAAGCTATCTGTCAATGGTTCTGTGCGGACAGCCGAAACTCTGGAAGAAGATGACAGACGTGAATGAGTATCATGCGATTGAGGACCGCTTCCAGATCGGCTGCACGCTTCACCCGCTGAACCTGAACGAGACACAGGAATATATCAGGCATTGCCTTCAGTGCTGCGGATGCACGCGCAGTCTGTTTACAGAGGACGCTTATCAGGCCATTCAGAACAACACCGGAGGAAGAATGCGGAGAATCAACCGCATCTGTACAACGGCCCTGATGTATGCGGCACAGAACAATATGAATACCATTGACGGAAACACCATTCACTATATCGAACAGCACGAGATGCTTTGCATGAACAGAAATGAAACAGAAGACAGAAACCTGCTCAGCGAATGA
- a CDS encoding SIS domain-containing protein — protein sequence MGTIEENVRETSVYLDKILAGRKELFREAVKKPYTHIIITGSGSSYFASLSAADYMQKYMQIPVTALYPYQLEEMIPADPAGTLLIGVSQSGTSLSTARVMEEGKKKGCLTASMSGVDDSGTIINKYADYILTVNCGEEADLQSKTKGVICTTANLMLFALEWAAAHEKVSKAEYENAVNAYKDTVENMHVIIDDAAQWIEVHGSVFANSQDIKLVGTPNLAGVVGEGSLKLSETLRCPVFGGVFEEFIHGYYNAVNTGTLLVLIDDGTEKKMPVFADVLSEYAGNVVVEGADVTGALDFKVRTKGHRDYEMFEYMLWIYMICYRVACMKGVDISQPLDPLFHAKLGSKILRS from the coding sequence ATGGGAACAATAGAAGAGAATGTCCGTGAAACCTCAGTCTATCTGGATAAGATCTTGGCAGGCAGAAAGGAACTGTTCAGGGAAGCGGTCAAGAAGCCATACACACATATCATTATTACCGGCAGCGGATCCAGTTACTTTGCTTCACTTTCTGCAGCGGATTACATGCAGAAATATATGCAGATTCCGGTCACAGCCCTGTATCCATATCAGCTGGAAGAAATGATTCCTGCAGATCCTGCCGGAACATTGTTGATCGGTGTTTCCCAGAGCGGAACAAGTCTGAGCACAGCACGCGTCATGGAAGAGGGAAAGAAAAAAGGCTGTCTGACGGCATCCATGTCAGGTGTTGATGATTCGGGGACCATCATCAATAAATATGCGGATTATATCCTGACTGTAAACTGCGGAGAAGAGGCTGACCTGCAGTCAAAGACCAAAGGCGTTATCTGTACAACAGCCAATCTGATGCTCTTTGCGCTGGAGTGGGCTGCTGCACACGAAAAGGTATCAAAAGCAGAATATGAAAATGCTGTAAATGCATATAAAGATACTGTCGAGAACATGCATGTGATTATTGATGATGCAGCACAGTGGATCGAAGTCCACGGGTCAGTATTTGCAAATTCACAGGATATCAAGCTTGTCGGGACGCCGAATCTGGCAGGCGTTGTCGGCGAAGGAAGCCTTAAGCTGAGTGAAACACTCCGCTGCCCGGTTTTTGGTGGAGTGTTTGAGGAATTCATCCACGGGTACTATAATGCGGTAAATACAGGAACGCTTCTTGTTCTGATTGATGACGGAACAGAAAAGAAGATGCCTGTATTCGCTGACGTACTTTCCGAGTATGCCGGTAATGTCGTTGTAGAGGGTGCAGATGTCACTGGTGCTCTAGATTTCAAGGTGAGAACCAAAGGACATCGGGATTACGAGATGTTTGAGTACATGCTTTGGATTTATATGATCTGCTACAGAGTTGCATGTATGAAAGGAGTCGATATTTCTCAGCCCCTGGATCCATTGTTCCATGCGAAGCTTGGAAGCAAGATATTACGGTCTTGA
- a CDS encoding immunoglobulin-like domain-containing protein — MNKKKVIIITSIAVCAAAGIGGYEYWKYEDAKKRATAYQTAKDSLVLELAVDPTIEYGDTIEDPEALAMSYVTDSSGNVTVTNADKLDSSKLGSVDLTYTVSATDTYGVEVLESKDLTVTVKDTKAPEITLESDSVSIQEGSDFDPLANVTEVKDPVDGDLDKATLTVDNPVDTAAPGDYTVSLSAADESGNTTDVSYAVTVTPKPVAKKTTTTASSNNTSSGSTAYAAADSGSESSYTQQPAASDSGTDVAVNDSSSNSSGGDWRYTISNDIIGQSKAVYDEGMEHYGEGTSWGAGIMPDGSADWWQEY; from the coding sequence ATGAATAAGAAGAAAGTCATTATTATTACTTCCATTGCAGTCTGCGCCGCTGCCGGAATCGGCGGATACGAATACTGGAAATATGAGGACGCAAAGAAACGTGCTACTGCATACCAGACCGCTAAGGATTCTCTGGTTCTTGAACTTGCGGTGGATCCTACGATTGAATACGGGGATACCATTGAGGATCCGGAAGCACTGGCAATGTCTTATGTTACGGATTCGTCTGGAAATGTTACGGTCACAAATGCAGATAAGCTTGATTCCAGTAAGCTTGGCTCCGTTGATCTGACCTATACCGTTTCGGCAACAGATACTTATGGTGTTGAAGTGTTGGAGTCAAAGGACCTGACTGTTACAGTTAAGGATACAAAGGCACCGGAAATCACACTGGAGTCCGATTCTGTTAGCATCCAGGAAGGCAGCGACTTCGATCCGCTGGCGAATGTGACAGAGGTCAAAGATCCGGTGGATGGAGATCTTGATAAGGCCACATTAACCGTTGATAATCCTGTTGATACAGCGGCTCCGGGCGATTACACGGTATCTCTTTCCGCTGCAGATGAATCCGGTAATACAACCGATGTTTCGTATGCTGTTACGGTTACACCGAAGCCCGTTGCAAAGAAAACAACGACAACCGCATCTTCAAACAATACTTCAAGTGGATCGACGGCTTATGCCGCTGCCGATTCTGGTTCTGAATCCAGCTATACGCAGCAACCAGCAGCAAGTGATTCCGGAACAGATGTAGCGGTAAACGATTCTTCTTCTAATTCCTCTGGCGGGGATTGGAGATACACAATTTCCAACGATATTATTGGACAATCTAAAGCTGTATATGATGAGGGTATGGAACATTATGGAGAAGGCACTTCATGGGGGGCTGGAATTATGCCGGATGGATCTGCTGATTGGTGGCAAGAATATTGA
- a CDS encoding class B sortase has protein sequence MDNKKKHRRLSKREKIILSMLGVIAGLSVYLAGSRANASSEMGSYEVKDGSTLSDLESWQQQNPEIQYVLTFHDGEKVRQIPVIETDHPDDYYRHNVYGNKDPMGAPFIDHLMDPVEDQNIVVFAHSSPTEDWNFTFLKKYVDSDYFNSHPTFTVESETGTSEYTVLLLEHYDTDNEEEWYEWAEPSYGGIEETEAVFQEAANHAVQIRYGIPYQGQTIMTLVTCDIPSNLSGKNMRYVIQAVKTADLG, from the coding sequence ATGGACAATAAAAAGAAACATCGGCGGCTTTCAAAGCGTGAAAAAATCATACTAAGTATGCTCGGCGTAATTGCCGGGCTTTCTGTTTATCTGGCTGGATCCAGAGCAAACGCTTCCTCTGAAATGGGGTCTTATGAAGTCAAGGACGGCAGCACTCTTTCTGATCTTGAAAGCTGGCAGCAGCAGAATCCAGAGATCCAGTACGTTCTGACCTTCCATGATGGTGAGAAAGTACGGCAGATTCCGGTGATTGAAACAGATCATCCGGATGATTATTACAGGCATAACGTTTATGGGAACAAGGATCCGATGGGCGCTCCATTTATCGATCATCTGATGGATCCGGTTGAGGATCAAAACATTGTTGTTTTTGCTCACTCATCCCCGACGGAAGATTGGAACTTTACGTTCCTGAAGAAGTACGTTGATTCAGATTATTTCAATTCTCATCCAACTTTTACTGTTGAAAGCGAAACCGGAACCAGTGAATACACGGTTCTTCTTCTGGAACACTATGACACCGACAATGAAGAAGAATGGTATGAATGGGCTGAACCAAGTTATGGAGGAATTGAGGAAACCGAAGCAGTGTTCCAGGAAGCTGCGAATCATGCGGTACAGATCCGTTACGGCATTCCATACCAGGGACAGACAATTATGACTCTTGTAACCTGTGATATTCCTTCCAACCTTTCCGGGAAAAACATGCGGTATGTGATCCAGGCGGTTAAGACAGCAGATTTGGGGTAA